The following proteins are co-located in the Trichocoleus sp. genome:
- a CDS encoding type IV pilus twitching motility protein PilT — MSEAQHPLTPPPAPRVPPPPPPPRPGMGQVPPTGTTQQVSSPTMPMGTPNARPAAPPPPGVPSAQTAQRPPAPPSTPPTTPATTGTVKGATRGKLAPGQPTLGQIVREAFDKGFSDVHVGVGESPRFRNRGEIDRTDYPVTDTETFFSWLKEVLSDEDIKKFQDTLDYDGATQYEFARVRINIFDSLRGPSMVMRLIPLKILTMEQLNLPAVFKDICHYHKGLVLVTGPTGSGKSTTMAAMIDYINNEMPKNIITIEDPVEFVHQSKRSLIKQREVGIHTLKFDNALKASLREDPDLILVGEMRDKETVNTALKAAQTGHLVMGTLHTNSAVKTIERILNLYEPDQQGPMRIAIAESLVAVIAQGLCRTTDGKRAAFHDIMINTDAIKDFIRRGEIDEIEAIIPRCTFDGMCTMNQSLYKLYEAGRITEETALEQSPKPNEMAQILRGRV; from the coding sequence ATGTCTGAAGCACAACATCCGCTCACTCCTCCCCCTGCTCCTCGCGTTCCACCACCACCACCGCCCCCGCGTCCGGGTATGGGTCAGGTTCCACCGACAGGGACAACTCAGCAAGTTTCCTCACCAACGATGCCGATGGGCACACCAAATGCTCGACCTGCAGCACCACCGCCTCCGGGTGTCCCTTCTGCTCAAACAGCCCAGCGCCCACCTGCTCCACCCAGTACCCCACCGACAACTCCGGCAACTACTGGAACTGTCAAAGGTGCGACTCGCGGAAAGCTTGCGCCCGGACAGCCAACATTGGGACAGATCGTCCGCGAAGCTTTCGATAAAGGTTTTTCTGATGTCCATGTCGGTGTCGGGGAATCGCCGCGATTCCGTAACCGTGGGGAAATTGATAGAACCGATTATCCAGTTACAGACACTGAAACTTTCTTTAGCTGGTTGAAAGAAGTCTTAAGCGACGAGGACATCAAGAAGTTTCAAGACACGTTGGACTACGACGGCGCAACACAATACGAATTCGCCCGTGTCCGGATCAACATCTTCGACTCACTCCGTGGTCCGTCGATGGTAATGCGTTTGATTCCGCTGAAAATCTTGACGATGGAGCAGCTCAATCTGCCCGCGGTTTTCAAGGATATCTGCCACTATCACAAGGGATTAGTCCTGGTTACAGGTCCAACAGGATCGGGTAAGTCTACGACGATGGCGGCGATGATTGACTACATCAACAACGAGATGCCGAAGAACATCATCACCATCGAAGACCCGGTTGAATTTGTTCACCAAAGCAAACGATCGCTCATTAAACAGCGAGAAGTAGGCATTCATACGCTCAAATTTGACAATGCCCTCAAAGCCTCTCTGCGGGAAGATCCAGATCTAATTCTGGTGGGTGAAATGCGGGACAAAGAAACGGTCAACACGGCACTTAAAGCCGCCCAAACCGGACACTTAGTCATGGGAACCCTGCACACCAATAGCGCAGTGAAGACGATCGAGCGGATTCTCAACCTGTATGAGCCAGATCAGCAGGGGCCGATGCGAATTGCAATTGCTGAATCGCTGGTTGCCGTGATTGCACAAGGGCTATGCCGTACTACAGACGGAAAGCGGGCTGCCTTCCACGACATCATGATCAACACCGACGCTATTAAAGATTTTATCCGTCGTGGTGAAATTGACGAGATTGAGGCAATCATTCCGCGCTGTACCTTTGATGGTATGTGTACGATGAACCAGTCTCTCTACAAGCTCTATGAGGCGGGACGGATTACCGAAGAGACGGCTCTGGAACAATCGCCGAAACCAAACGAAATGGCGCAGATTCTTCGCGGTCGTGTGTAG
- a CDS encoding glycosyltransferase family 4 protein, producing the protein MINAAARKRQKVSLLVWNLATNDGAIRAALLAEALKRLNYEVEILGFVFGESIYAAMPDSIPVRSVKGGKYPGFLAAIGQLLPQIDGDILYAVKPQPASFGVALLKRYFTHRPVILDIDDWELSWHGGDDFHYPWKPKQFLRDVLKPEGALRRPDHPLYLQWMERAIDQADAVTVHTTFLQKRFGGVFVPNGKDIDLFNPDRFEYQAIREKYGLTPYRVLMFPGAPRPYKGLEDVLAALEQLNEPNLRLAIVGGSPYDDYDEQLKQKWGHWLIQLPRQSADRMPELVAAADVIVVPQRDTPATKAQFPLKLTDGMAMAKPILATRVGDIPEILGNTGYLADPASPEHLAEKIRWIFAHPEEANDRGRQARERCIQHCSIDTMARQLKVVMASLL; encoded by the coding sequence ATGATCAATGCTGCCGCTCGCAAACGACAAAAAGTCTCATTGTTAGTCTGGAATCTAGCAACAAACGATGGAGCAATTCGCGCTGCGCTACTCGCAGAAGCTTTAAAGCGACTGAACTACGAAGTCGAAATTTTGGGCTTTGTGTTCGGAGAATCGATCTATGCAGCAATGCCAGATTCGATCCCAGTTCGATCGGTCAAAGGAGGCAAATACCCAGGTTTTCTGGCAGCGATCGGTCAACTTCTGCCCCAAATTGATGGCGATATCCTCTACGCAGTTAAACCACAGCCAGCCAGTTTTGGCGTTGCCTTGCTCAAAAGATACTTTACCCATCGTCCAGTTATTTTAGACATTGATGATTGGGAGTTGAGCTGGCATGGCGGCGATGACTTTCACTATCCCTGGAAACCAAAACAGTTTCTCCGAGATGTACTGAAGCCGGAAGGGGCATTGCGTCGCCCAGATCATCCGCTTTATTTGCAGTGGATGGAACGAGCGATCGACCAAGCAGATGCAGTGACCGTTCATACGACGTTTTTGCAAAAACGCTTTGGTGGAGTATTTGTTCCCAACGGCAAAGATATTGATTTATTCAATCCGGATCGATTTGAATATCAAGCGATTCGAGAGAAATATGGCTTAACGCCTTACCGAGTTCTAATGTTCCCAGGCGCACCACGTCCTTACAAGGGCTTAGAAGATGTCTTAGCGGCACTGGAGCAGCTAAATGAACCCAATTTAAGGTTAGCAATTGTGGGTGGCAGTCCCTATGACGATTACGATGAGCAATTGAAGCAAAAATGGGGACATTGGCTTATTCAACTGCCCAGACAGTCTGCCGATCGAATGCCTGAACTGGTAGCGGCGGCTGATGTCATTGTGGTTCCTCAGCGTGATACCCCTGCAACAAAAGCTCAGTTTCCGCTGAAGCTGACGGATGGTATGGCAATGGCAAAACCGATTCTAGCAACGCGAGTTGGTGATATTCCAGAGATTTTAGGGAATACAGGCTATCTCGCTGATCCTGCTTCACCAGAACATTTGGCAGAGAAAATACGCTGGATTTTTGCTCATCCAGAAGAGGCGAACGATCGAGGCAGACAAGCCAGAGAACGTTGTATCCAGCATTGTAGTATTGACACAATGGCACGTCAGCTTAAAGTTGTGATGGCAAGCCTACTTTAA
- a CDS encoding cation diffusion facilitator family transporter — MPHFHSSACTHCPPAQPQNPTKVRSLWLALVLIVSFAVAELTMGYLSHSLALVAESEHLLSDGLSLGLALLATWIAQLPASDRAPFGYRRVEILAALVNGVGLFIVAGWIGWEAIGRLQEPPTEILSLPMLVTAIVGLGINLLNAALLHQDSHHDLNLRGAFLHMIADAICSVGVILAAIGIMGFGWNWADGTISLGVAILIGLGTIPLIRQSLNILLEAAPDHLDYSQIQAHLESFPGVVTVKNLRIWTIALGQEALSAHLVVNLKEGELRDRLLNQIETSLQQKFSIAETCLQMTAVPATLISLSVPERLEFVRLSASGQGDPTEPNSSQLP; from the coding sequence ATGCCGCATTTTCACAGTTCCGCCTGTACTCATTGCCCTCCAGCACAGCCACAAAATCCAACAAAAGTTCGATCGCTTTGGCTCGCGCTAGTGCTGATTGTTAGCTTTGCCGTCGCAGAATTGACGATGGGCTATCTCAGCCACAGCCTGGCGCTGGTTGCCGAATCTGAGCATTTGCTTTCGGATGGGCTGTCATTAGGGTTGGCACTTTTGGCAACATGGATTGCTCAACTGCCAGCTTCCGATCGCGCTCCTTTTGGCTATCGACGGGTAGAAATTCTGGCGGCGCTCGTTAACGGAGTTGGGCTGTTCATCGTCGCAGGCTGGATTGGCTGGGAGGCGATCGGGCGGCTTCAGGAACCTCCAACCGAGATTTTGAGTTTACCGATGCTGGTGACGGCGATCGTCGGGTTAGGGATTAATCTCCTCAATGCGGCGCTGCTCCATCAGGATAGTCATCATGACCTGAACTTACGGGGTGCATTCCTGCACATGATTGCTGATGCGATTTGCTCGGTTGGCGTCATTCTGGCAGCGATCGGCATTATGGGATTTGGTTGGAACTGGGCAGATGGCACGATTAGTCTAGGCGTTGCGATATTGATTGGGCTGGGCACCATTCCCCTGATTCGGCAAAGCCTCAACATTCTGCTGGAAGCGGCTCCTGACCACCTGGATTACAGCCAAATTCAAGCGCATCTGGAAAGCTTTCCGGGCGTTGTCACCGTAAAAAACCTGCGTATCTGGACGATCGCTCTGGGTCAAGAAGCCCTCTCTGCACATCTAGTCGTGAACCTGAAAGAGGGAGAACTGCGCGATCGGCTCTTAAACCAAATTGAAACTTCTCTCCAGCAGAAATTCAGCATTGCCGAAACCTGCCTCCAGATGACTGCCGTACCCGCAACTCTCATTAGCCTTTCTGTACCGGAACGCTTAGAGTTCGTTCGCTTGTCCGCTTCTGGACAGGGAGATCCAACAGAACCAAACTCATCCCAATTGCCTTAA
- a CDS encoding transcriptional repressor: protein MYTTTSLKAELNERGWRLTPQRETILQIFQNLPKGQHLSAEDLHALLREDGENISLSTIYRNLKLMSRMGILRELELAEGHKHYEINQPYPYHHHHLICVRCNKTVEFKNDSILKMGAKTAQKEGYHLLDCQLSVHAICPSCQRSLLPV from the coding sequence ATGTATACAACAACCTCCCTTAAAGCCGAATTGAACGAAAGGGGCTGGCGGCTCACTCCCCAACGCGAAACGATCCTCCAAATTTTTCAAAACTTGCCGAAAGGACAGCATCTAAGCGCAGAAGATTTGCACGCTCTCTTACGAGAAGATGGCGAGAATATTAGCTTGTCTACCATCTACCGCAACTTGAAACTGATGTCGCGCATGGGTATTTTGCGTGAACTGGAGTTAGCAGAGGGGCACAAGCACTACGAAATCAACCAGCCCTACCCCTACCATCATCATCACTTGATTTGCGTTCGTTGCAATAAAACGGTTGAGTTCAAGAATGACTCGATTCTGAAAATGGGCGCAAAAACAGCACAAAAAGAAGGCTATCACTTGCTAGACTGCCAACTCTCGGTTCATGCTATTTGTCCTAGCTGTCAACGATCGCTGTTGCCTGTGTAG
- the ribE gene encoding riboflavin synthase — protein sequence MFTGLVRTIGRLRPLSTGLVQITCDAVGAEAILDDLELGDSIAVDGVCLTVTEILSRGFTAAISPETIDRTTLGREAGEVYVNLEPSLRVGSKLGGHFVTGHIDGIGYLDTSVQTANAWEMSFRVSDSRVSRYIVPKGSIAVNGISLTVADCSSIGSWFKVAVIPLTYAETNLRFLQSGSPVNLEGDVLGKYVEKFVRLGMRDDRASVSETDTETTSYLSPAFLAEHGYL from the coding sequence GTGTTTACAGGATTAGTTCGCACGATCGGCAGGCTTCGTCCACTCAGTACAGGTCTGGTCCAAATTACTTGTGATGCTGTTGGAGCTGAGGCAATCCTGGACGATCTAGAACTGGGCGATAGCATTGCGGTTGATGGGGTTTGTCTAACCGTCACCGAAATTCTCTCAAGAGGATTTACCGCAGCCATTTCTCCCGAAACGATCGATCGCACCACGCTAGGACGAGAAGCAGGCGAAGTTTATGTCAATCTAGAACCTTCGCTCCGAGTGGGCAGTAAGCTCGGCGGGCACTTCGTCACCGGGCATATTGATGGCATCGGCTATCTGGATACATCGGTTCAAACTGCAAATGCCTGGGAAATGAGCTTTCGCGTCTCTGATTCAAGAGTCTCCCGGTACATTGTCCCCAAAGGCAGCATTGCTGTAAATGGAATCAGTCTCACGGTGGCAGACTGTAGTTCGATCGGCTCCTGGTTCAAGGTTGCTGTGATTCCGCTCACCTATGCCGAAACCAATCTCAGATTTTTGCAGTCAGGCAGCCCAGTCAACCTAGAAGGGGACGTGTTGGGCAAATATGTCGAGAAGTTTGTGCGGCTGGGCATGAGAGACGATCGCGCTTCAGTTTCAGAAACCGATACGGAAACCACAAGCTATCTTTCTCCTGCTTTTCTGGCAGAACATGGCTATTTATAG
- a CDS encoding alpha-1,2-fucosyltransferase: protein MLVIAAKSGRLGNRLLLFANFIAFAIEHQLSVLNPAFEEYAAFFESTAQDLFCAYPQQRFKLRGSSFLRKRYYRWVEQIAKAQKSPTITISREKPFNWSNSSIALQAQKQPISLFKGWLFRDGWFMEDLGILHQHHQAICAYFTPVKKHQSNVESLISQARDQCDLLIGVHIRQGDYQQHQNSRYFYSTQQYIQVMESIVEQFSDRKVGFLVCSNVSQNQALFGHLNCIWGNDHIIEDLYAFAQCDYIVGAPSSYTMWAAFYGQKPLYMIRAIDHQLTIADFIYSYQWRGVFHQHQDWGQAYWEWTH from the coding sequence ATGCTCGTCATTGCTGCTAAATCCGGACGTTTAGGAAATCGTTTGCTGCTGTTTGCAAACTTCATTGCCTTTGCGATCGAGCATCAATTAAGTGTTCTGAATCCAGCATTTGAAGAGTATGCTGCTTTTTTTGAATCAACGGCTCAAGACTTGTTCTGTGCCTACCCACAGCAGCGGTTCAAGCTCAGGGGCAGTTCGTTTTTGCGAAAAAGATATTACAGATGGGTTGAACAGATTGCCAAAGCTCAGAAGTCACCCACAATCACTATTTCTCGAGAAAAGCCCTTTAACTGGAGCAATTCTTCGATCGCCCTGCAAGCGCAAAAACAGCCCATTTCTTTATTCAAGGGTTGGCTATTTCGAGATGGCTGGTTCATGGAGGATCTAGGGATCTTACATCAGCATCATCAAGCCATTTGTGCCTATTTCACACCTGTCAAAAAACATCAATCGAATGTTGAATCACTAATTTCACAAGCGAGAGATCAGTGTGATTTATTAATTGGTGTTCATATTCGTCAGGGGGATTATCAGCAGCACCAAAACAGCCGCTATTTCTATTCAACTCAACAATATATTCAGGTGATGGAATCGATCGTGGAGCAATTTAGCGATCGAAAAGTAGGCTTTCTGGTTTGTTCTAATGTTTCTCAAAATCAGGCTTTATTTGGTCATCTAAATTGCATCTGGGGCAATGATCACATCATTGAGGATTTGTATGCTTTCGCCCAGTGTGATTACATCGTTGGCGCACCCAGTAGCTATACCATGTGGGCTGCCTTTTACGGACAAAAGCCGCTTTACATGATTCGAGCGATTGATCATCAGCTTACGATCGCTGATTTTATTTACTCCTACCAATGGCGCGGCGTCTTTCACCAGCATCAGGATTGGGGTCAGGCGTACTGGGAATGGACACATTAG
- a CDS encoding pentapeptide repeat-containing protein, which produces MNVEELLNRYAAGERNFHEVTLTGADLSGTDLRGISLKRANLSQVNLRGADLSSANLREVVLTGADLSHATMVEINLIGSDLSQANLHEADLANAGLRGAKLVGANLTCSNLPGSNLGEANLSQANFTEANLSHASLYRTKLIGTDLTRAILEGANLSNAILSSATLEGAILVDASLHGANLEEADLREADLHRACFIGASLINATIGRANARGTNFSWASLRGANLRRTNLYRASLSWANLSEADLSEAVLISANINQVNLHHADLTGAIMPSGVTHE; this is translated from the coding sequence ATGAACGTTGAGGAACTGCTGAACCGCTACGCAGCAGGAGAGCGCAACTTTCACGAAGTCACCTTGACAGGGGCAGACCTCAGCGGCACTGACTTGCGAGGAATCAGCTTAAAGCGTGCCAACCTCAGCCAGGTCAATTTACGAGGTGCAGATTTGAGTTCTGCCAATTTACGTGAGGTCGTCTTGACAGGTGCAGATCTCAGCCATGCCACCATGGTCGAAATTAATTTAATTGGTTCAGATTTAAGTCAGGCAAACTTACATGAGGCAGACCTAGCCAACGCTGGGCTGCGGGGAGCTAAGCTTGTTGGCGCGAATTTAACGTGCAGCAATCTTCCCGGCTCTAATTTAGGAGAGGCAAATCTGAGTCAGGCGAATTTTACAGAAGCAAACTTGAGCCATGCCAGCCTCTATCGCACCAAACTCATTGGAACTGACCTGACCCGCGCCATCTTGGAAGGAGCAAATTTATCCAACGCAATTTTAAGTAGCGCTACTCTGGAAGGGGCAATCCTGGTTGATGCTTCTCTACATGGTGCCAATCTGGAAGAAGCTGATTTGCGAGAAGCGGACTTACATCGCGCTTGCTTTATTGGTGCCAGCCTAATCAATGCCACAATCGGGCGGGCTAATGCCAGGGGAACTAACTTTAGTTGGGCTTCGCTGCGGGGTGCAAATCTGCGCCGTACCAATCTTTATCGCGCTAGTCTAAGCTGGGCAAATCTTAGTGAAGCCGACCTCAGTGAAGCCGTCTTAATTAGTGCCAATATTAACCAGGTGAATTTGCATCACGCTGATTTGACAGGTGCTATCATGCCGAGCGGCGTTACGCATGAATAA
- a CDS encoding circadian clock KaiB family protein, which translates to MIPLAATQPSSVKTQQLLAIMGYSANSELTSADPALFKGIALFTPGGDLIYCIDPQKQSRWHLQLCAVLQEILGLAEPPHFLVPCYTATVDRWLDPRTQQLQTFAEASPLVLRHQALLNVLFGIGDLTWQATPSPEGICDPLVLASHRGQFPQLWQDHDLVVRFEKVRPIAPALKETDSMLSWSPTHSIPQTQGYVFRLFVSGTTAGTERILKDLHHLLEKELQQPYTLKVVDIHRHPEQAEADQIAATPTLVRAWPPPVHRIVGDLSNLGQALQVLAVSQWQDNRL; encoded by the coding sequence GTGATACCGCTTGCAGCAACTCAGCCCTCCTCGGTTAAAACTCAACAGCTTCTGGCAATCATGGGCTATTCTGCTAATTCTGAATTGACATCTGCTGATCCTGCTTTATTTAAGGGAATTGCCCTTTTCACACCTGGCGGTGATCTCATTTATTGTATTGATCCCCAGAAGCAGAGCCGCTGGCACCTTCAGCTTTGCGCTGTTTTACAAGAAATTTTGGGACTAGCTGAGCCACCCCATTTTCTGGTTCCCTGCTACACGGCAACAGTCGATCGTTGGCTTGATCCCCGGACACAGCAGCTTCAAACATTTGCTGAAGCATCACCGCTCGTTTTACGACATCAAGCTTTACTCAATGTTTTATTTGGTATTGGGGATCTCACCTGGCAAGCGACACCCAGTCCTGAAGGAATTTGTGATCCACTCGTTTTAGCATCCCATCGAGGACAGTTTCCCCAGCTCTGGCAAGATCACGATCTGGTCGTGCGTTTTGAGAAAGTACGGCCGATCGCTCCTGCGCTGAAAGAAACCGACTCCATGCTTTCCTGGTCACCCACTCATTCCATTCCACAGACGCAAGGCTACGTGTTTCGCCTGTTTGTCTCAGGCACTACAGCCGGGACTGAACGTATCCTTAAAGATCTACACCACTTATTGGAGAAGGAACTTCAGCAACCCTATACCCTCAAGGTCGTAGATATTCATCGGCATCCAGAACAAGCGGAAGCCGACCAAATTGCCGCAACCCCGACCCTTGTGAGAGCTTGGCCTCCACCTGTACATCGAATTGTGGGGGATCTGAGTAATTTAGGGCAGGCGCTCCAGGTTTTAGCGGTTTCGCAATGGCAGGACAACCGCCTTTAA
- the xth gene encoding exodeoxyribonuclease III, translated as MKIATWNVNSIRTRLDHVLSWLKTHEVDLLCVQETKVVDADFPRSPFTELGYHTYISGQKSYNGVALISRTELADVTIGFTPLVGEAIVENLDEQKRVISGVLDGIRVVNLYVPNGSEIGSEKYDYKLRWLDVLRHYLKTSLTQYPDLLVCGDFNIAPEDRDIYDPKGKEKHIMSSPVEREALRRSVLDLGFIDACRRFHEAEQFTWWDYRTAAFQRNRGWRIDHHYLSAGLGDRLQSCEVDITPRQLDKPSDHAPVTVELH; from the coding sequence ATGAAAATTGCAACCTGGAACGTTAACTCAATTCGCACCCGATTAGATCATGTCTTGAGTTGGCTCAAAACCCATGAAGTTGATTTGCTCTGTGTCCAAGAAACGAAAGTCGTAGACGCAGACTTTCCCCGATCGCCCTTCACCGAGCTGGGTTATCACACCTATATTTCTGGGCAGAAGTCTTATAACGGGGTTGCCCTGATCAGTCGTACTGAGTTGGCAGATGTGACGATTGGATTTACGCCCCTTGTCGGAGAAGCGATCGTTGAGAATTTGGATGAGCAAAAGCGAGTGATTAGCGGCGTATTAGACGGGATTCGTGTCGTTAATTTATATGTGCCCAATGGTTCTGAGATTGGCAGCGAAAAATATGACTACAAGCTGCGCTGGCTAGATGTGCTGCGGCACTATCTCAAAACTTCGCTGACGCAATATCCTGATCTACTCGTTTGTGGCGACTTCAACATTGCGCCTGAAGACCGAGATATTTACGACCCGAAGGGCAAAGAAAAACACATTATGTCGTCTCCGGTTGAGCGAGAAGCACTGCGGCGATCGGTTTTGGATCTCGGTTTTATTGATGCTTGCCGTCGCTTTCATGAGGCAGAACAGTTTACCTGGTGGGATTATCGCACTGCTGCCTTCCAGCGCAATCGAGGTTGGCGGATTGACCATCACTATCTATCGGCTGGTTTAGGCGATCGGCTGCAAAGCTGTGAAGTGGATATTACCCCTCGTCAATTGGACAAACCCAGCGATCATGCTCCTGTCACCGTTGAGCTTCATTGA
- the ilvD gene encoding dihydroxy-acid dehydratase, whose amino-acid sequence MPENLRSQVVTQGVQRTPNRAMLRAVGFSDEDFKKPIVGIASAHSTITPCNMGIAPLAATAEAGVRAGGGMPQLFGTITVSDGISMGTEGMKYSLVSRDVIADSIETACNAQSMDGVLAIGGCDKNMPGAMIAMARMNIPAIFVYGGTIKPGHLEEEDLTVVSAFEAVGQYSAGRIDEVRLMSVERNACPGAGSCGGMYTANTMSSAFEAMGMSLMYSSTMAAEDPEKAENTEIAGKVLVDAIRHNRCPRDIITRKSIENAISVIMAVGGSTNAVLHFLAIAYSAGVPLTLDDFETIRARVPVLCDLKPSGRYVATDLHKAGGIPQVMKMLLVKGLLHGDCITITGQTIEEVLKDIPAEPRPDQDVIRPWDKPMYPQGHLGILKGNLATEGSVAKLTGIKNRQITGPARVFESEEACLDAILAGKIQAGDVLVIRYEGPKGGPGMREMLAPTSAIIGAGLGDTVGLITDGRFSGGTYGMVVGHVAPEAYVGGTIALVQEGDEITIDADRRLLQLNVSDEELAARRTQWKAPEPRYKRGVLAKYAKLVSTSSLGAVTDLDLF is encoded by the coding sequence ATGCCAGAGAATTTACGCAGTCAAGTTGTGACTCAGGGAGTACAGCGTACCCCAAACCGCGCCATGCTGCGGGCAGTGGGCTTTAGTGACGAAGACTTTAAAAAACCGATCGTTGGGATTGCCAGTGCACATAGCACCATTACACCCTGCAATATGGGAATTGCGCCTTTAGCAGCAACCGCTGAAGCTGGCGTGCGGGCAGGGGGTGGGATGCCACAACTCTTTGGCACAATCACCGTGAGTGATGGGATTTCGATGGGTACCGAGGGAATGAAATATTCTCTGGTGTCGCGAGATGTCATTGCTGATTCGATCGAGACTGCCTGCAATGCTCAAAGTATGGATGGAGTGCTGGCGATCGGCGGCTGTGACAAGAATATGCCAGGGGCAATGATCGCGATGGCAAGGATGAATATTCCGGCGATCTTTGTTTATGGCGGCACGATCAAGCCGGGGCATTTAGAAGAGGAAGACTTGACGGTTGTCAGTGCTTTTGAGGCGGTTGGGCAATATAGCGCGGGCAGAATTGATGAAGTACGGCTGATGTCTGTCGAGCGTAATGCCTGTCCAGGAGCAGGTTCCTGTGGCGGCATGTATACGGCAAACACCATGTCTTCGGCATTTGAAGCAATGGGCATGAGCCTAATGTATTCCTCGACGATGGCAGCTGAAGATCCGGAGAAAGCTGAGAATACAGAAATTGCGGGTAAGGTGCTGGTGGATGCGATTCGGCATAACCGCTGTCCGCGCGACATCATTACGCGCAAATCGATCGAGAATGCTATCTCTGTAATCATGGCAGTGGGTGGTTCTACCAATGCAGTGCTGCACTTTTTGGCAATTGCCTATTCTGCGGGGGTACCCCTCACGCTGGATGACTTTGAGACGATTCGTGCCCGTGTACCTGTCCTTTGCGATCTGAAGCCATCGGGTCGGTATGTGGCAACCGATTTACACAAAGCAGGTGGCATTCCCCAGGTGATGAAGATGCTGCTGGTCAAGGGTTTGCTGCATGGGGATTGCATCACGATCACGGGGCAGACGATCGAGGAAGTGCTGAAGGACATTCCGGCAGAACCACGGCCTGATCAAGATGTGATTCGTCCCTGGGACAAGCCAATGTATCCGCAAGGGCATTTGGGCATCCTCAAAGGCAATTTGGCAACGGAAGGATCGGTGGCGAAGCTAACTGGCATTAAAAATCGTCAGATCACAGGTCCAGCGCGAGTTTTTGAATCAGAAGAAGCTTGTTTAGATGCAATTCTGGCAGGTAAGATTCAGGCGGGCGATGTGCTAGTGATTCGCTATGAAGGCCCGAAGGGCGGTCCAGGGATGCGCGAAATGTTGGCTCCGACTTCCGCAATTATTGGAGCAGGATTGGGGGATACGGTGGGATTGATCACCGATGGGCGGTTCTCTGGTGGAACCTATGGTATGGTCGTTGGTCACGTTGCCCCAGAAGCCTATGTTGGTGGCACGATCGCCCTAGTACAGGAAGGCGACGAGATCACGATCGACGCAGACCGACGTCTCCTACAGCTCAACGTTTCAGATGAAGAACTGGCAGCCCGTCGTACCCAATGGAAAGCGCCTGAACCCCGCTATAAGCGAGGGGTATTAGCAAAATATGCCAAGCTAGTTTCTACCAGCAGCCTTGGAGCTGTGACAGATTTGGATCTCTTCTAA
- the gloB gene encoding hydroxyacylglutathione hydrolase — MQIYRLSALSDNYIFVLHDPDRQIAAVVDPAEAEPVLRCLQNLKADLVAIFNTHHHGDHVGGNARLLRTFPEAVVYGGAEDRGRIPGQQVFLQEGDRVQFGDRTAEVLFVPGHTKAHIAYYFPPVRSAELGELFCGDTLFAGGCGRLFEGSPTQMVDSLSKIRALPDNTQVWCAHEYTLKNLQFARSVDEQNPDLRQRYETVQAMRQRSEATIPSVLGEEKQTNPFLRWDQPALQAKVKSQDPIQTFARLRGMKDQF, encoded by the coding sequence GTGCAAATTTACCGACTTTCGGCACTCTCCGACAACTATATTTTTGTGCTGCATGACCCCGATCGCCAGATTGCGGCAGTCGTTGATCCAGCCGAGGCAGAGCCTGTCTTGCGCTGTTTGCAGAACTTAAAAGCTGATCTGGTCGCTATCTTCAATACGCATCATCACGGTGATCATGTGGGAGGCAATGCGCGGCTGCTGCGAACATTTCCTGAAGCAGTGGTTTATGGAGGGGCAGAAGATCGGGGTAGAATTCCTGGGCAGCAGGTGTTTTTACAGGAAGGCGATCGAGTTCAGTTTGGCGATCGAACGGCAGAGGTGCTGTTTGTTCCCGGACATACTAAAGCCCATATTGCGTACTATTTTCCACCCGTGCGATCGGCAGAACTGGGAGAGCTGTTTTGTGGCGATACTCTTTTTGCGGGCGGCTGTGGCAGATTGTTTGAAGGTTCCCCAACTCAAATGGTGGATTCCTTGAGTAAGATTAGGGCATTGCCTGACAACACGCAGGTTTGGTGCGCGCATGAATATACGCTAAAGAACCTCCAGTTTGCTCGTTCTGTGGATGAGCAGAATCCTGATCTACGGCAGCGATATGAAACAGTCCAGGCAATGCGGCAGCGATCGGAGGCAACTATTCCCTCAGTCTTAGGAGAAGAAAAGCAGACCAATCCGTTTTTGCGATGGGATCAGCCTGCTCTGCAAGCGAAGGTGAAAAGTCAAGACCCAATCCAAACTTTTGCCCGATTGAGGGGTATGAAGGATCAGTTTTAG